In Fusarium oxysporum Fo47 chromosome VII, complete sequence, the following proteins share a genomic window:
- a CDS encoding Sodium/hydrogen exchanger family-domain-containing protein, translated as MATAKTSLPYHEPGIVTILIQTSFVLLLNVVNFLLDRTLYCGLLGQVFLGVAWGTPGAKWLTVEAEEVIVQLGYLGLLLLVYEGGLSTSFQALKANLLLSSFVAITGIALPMGISFVLLELTGATPLQSFAAGAALCSTSLGTTFTVLGSSGLIKSRLGVVLTSAAMMDDVVGLVMVQIISNLGGSSSSISAVTIIRPLLVSAAFAICAPVACLLISKPFTLWLNEHRTKQPSGVANRILTRSSSIWVIHTSILIGCVASSSYAGTSNLFAAYIAGASISWWDTEVPHPTLNRLVSEETSPPSQNTGDRDGGETRDTVSPTDSESESRPTPSESELRSTPSSTPLFSGAQIYNSYFMQPLEKVLRPFFFASIGFSIPITEMFRGPIVWKGFVYAILMLVGKLFCGLWLIRFSIPRLPIRFPLISKLSNLRVKNCASKVREKQTPPCNESAESSSSQPVSPPTTSPSPNTDYSTTRSQIITPHSEPAGSKPRSIYPASIIGCAMAARGEIGFLISSIAESKGVFSTSSDDSGQSSDIFLVVTWAIVLCTIIGPLAVGLLVRRVKQLQRGVERQDRIVRSDVLGVWGVS; from the exons ATGGCAACAGCAAAAACATCGCTCCCGTATCACGAGCCGGGGATTGTGACCATCCTTATACAAACCTCGTTTGTGCTCTTATTAAACGTCGTCAATTTCCTCCTCGATCGCACCCTCTACTGcggtcttcttggccaagttTTTCTTGGCGTGGCTTGGGGAACGCCAGGTGCCAAGTGGCTAACTGTAGAAGCAGAGGAGGTTATTGTGCAGCTTGGCTATCTTGGCTTACTGCTTCTGGTGTACGAAG GTGGTCTCTCGACATCCTTTCAAGCTCTCAAGGCCAACCTGCTCTTATCTTCATTCGTGGCCATAACAGGGATCGCCCTGCCTATGGGCATCTCCTTCGTCCTGCTGGAACTCACTGGTGCAACGCCTCTCCAATCTTTTGCAGCGGGGGCGGCTCTTTGCTCAACAAGCTTGGGCACAACTTTTACCGTTCTGGGCTCGAGCGGCCTGATCAAGTCGCGGCTGGGCGTCGTGCTTACAAGCGCTGCTATGATGGATGATGTTGTCGGTCTTGTCATGGTGCAAATCATCTCCAACTTGGGTGGATCTAGCTCAAGCATCAGTGCTGTAACCATCATTCGACCTCTACTTGTTTCTGCTGCCTTTGCTATTTGTGCCCCCGTGGCCTGTCTGTTGATATCTAAACCGTTCACCCTATGGCTAAACGAGCATCGGACGAAACAGCCATCAGGAGTCGCCAACCGAATTCTTACCAGGAGTAGCTCTATTTGGGTTATCCATACCTCGATCCTCATAGGCTGTGTCGCCAGTTCATCGTATGCTGGTACATCTAATCTCTTTGCTGCCTACATAGCGGGTGCTTCAATTAGTTGGTGGGACACAGAAGTTCCCCATCCAACACTCAACCGCCTTGTGTCGGAAGAAACCTCTCCCCCATCGCAGAATACCGGTGACCGGGATGGTGGAGAAACCAGAGACACGGTTTCGCCGACCGACTCTGAATCTGAATCCAGGCCCACGCCGTCTGAGTCTGAACTCAGGTCTACGCCATCCAGTACTCCACTCTTCTCAGGCGCTCAGATTTACAACAGTTACTTTATGCAACCACTGGAAAAGGTTTTGAGGCCATTCTTCTTC GCTTCGATAGGATTCTCTATCCCTATCACGGAAATGTTTCGCGGCCCAATCGTCTGGAAAGGGTTTGTCTACGCCATCCTCATGCTCGTTGGCAAGCTGTTTTGCGGACTTTGGCTCATCCGTTTCTCTATTCCCCGCCTCCCCATACGATTCCCTCTTATATCAAAACTGTCTAACCTCCGGGTAAAAAACTGTGCCAGCAAAGTTCGTGAGAAACAGACACCGCCTTGTAACGAATCCGCAGAGTCAAGCTCTTCGCAGCCAGTATCGCCACCAACCACTTCGCCTTCTCCCAATACAGACTATTCAACAACCCGGAGCCAGATAATCACACCACATAGCGAACCAGCTGGTTCTAAGCCACGCTCAATTTATCCCGCTTCTATAATAGGCTGTGCTATGGCTGCTCGTGGTGAGATTGGATTTTTGATCTCGTCCATTGCAGAGAGCAAGGGAGTGTTCAGTACCTCTTCTGACGATTCTGGACAGAGCTCAGATATTTTCCTCGTCGTCACTTGGGCCATTGTTCTATGCACCATCATTGGACCCTTGGCTGTTGGTTTGTTGGTCAGGCGCGTAAAGCAGCTGCAACGGGGCGTTGAAAGGCAAGACCGTATAGTACGCAGTGATGTGCTCGGAGTCTGGGGAGTATCTTGA
- a CDS encoding HCO3 transporter family-domain-containing protein, translating to MLDEVEPGNSSSDATLRQEKTNLSYTYDDRRGWRRWRMLHPGRGMYHDVKRRLPYYWSDIVDAFTYRTVASTIRMYFVNLLPAIAYTLDMYRRTGQFFGINEALFSSAMAAIVFSLLSAQPLTIVGVTGLIALFNFTIYDIISIYDVSIYPQFMAWTGIWAAIFHWLVAVFNTCDYMRYVTDFSSESFGMYVGIIYIIKGVEELVNEFNQEGLAAGYLACIIAILYFATVYTLEKLGSSTVWKAGIRLILADYAYVFGTLFWVGFSHFPGTLKSTHIERVPVTKAFHPTQPRNWLIDFWNLDVKWVFVAMPFGFLTMLLFYYDHNVSSITAQARQYPLKKPGGFHWDFFLLGCTTFVAGILGLPMPNGLVPQAPVHTDSLTIYETDLKIIPTSEGEGTEIRRPVVRATAVVEQRVSHFLMGLGLIGTMTGPLLVVLHVMPAAVFAGVFFIVGWGSIESNGILQKFIYLQSEKRFIQRDEPMLRVRRRKILLYIGLQLIGVAACVAVSHTLAAIGFPVLIILLIPLRILLVPRWFTLQELQILDDFTATNKMVLASLGGKPALPEHSKEGDWGLERRRSEARYGVPRQRAGSLHR from the exons ATGTTGGACGAGGTCGAGCCTGGCAACTCGTCCAGCGACGCGACATTGAGACAGGAGAAGACGAACCTGTCCTACACGTACGATGACAGGCGCGGATGGCGACGCTGGCGAATGCTCCATCCAGGTAGAGGAATGTACCACGACGTCAAACGCAGATTGCCGTATTACTGGAGCGACATTGTCGATGCCTTTACGTACCGGACCGTCGCTAGCACAATTCGCATGTACTTTGTTAA CCTTCTTCCTGCCATCGCCTACACTCTCGACATGTATCGTCGAACGGGACAATTCTTTGGAATTAACGAGGCCCTGTTCTCCTCGGCTATGGCAGCCATTGTCTTCAGCCTGCTCAGTGCCCAGCCACTCACTATTGTTGGTGTGACGGGTCTTATCGCATTGTTTAACTTCACCATCTATGATATCATTAGCATATATGATGTCTCCATCTATCCCCAGTTCATGGCGTGGACAGGTATTTGGGCGGCGATTTTCCATTGGCTTGTTGCCGTTTTCAATACGTGTGACTACATGCGTTATGTGACAGATTTCTCGAGCGAGTCATTCGGCATGTATGTCGGAATCATTTACATCA TTAAGGGAGTCGAGGAACTTGTCAACGAGTTCAACCAGGAGGGGCTTGCGGCAGGATACCTGGCCTgcatcatcgccatcctctATTTCGCAACCGTTTACACTCTGGAGAAACTGGGGTCGAGTACGGTATGGAAGGCGGGAATCCGCTTAATACTGGCTGACTATGCCTACGTG TTCGGCACTCTCTTCTGGGTCGGTTTCTCCCATTTTCCTGGCACGCTCAAGTCGACGCACATCGAGCGAGTTCCCGTCACCAAGGCCTTCCATCCTACACAGCCGAGAAATTGGCTCATTGACTTTTGGAACTTGGACGTCAAATGGGTGTTTGTCGCTATGCCCTTTGGTTTCTTAACCATGCTGCTGTTTTACTATGACCAC AACGTCAGCAGCATTACCGCCCAGGCTCGACAGTATCCCTTAAAGAAGCCCGGTGGATTCCACTGGgacttcttcctcctcggctgCACCACGTTTGTCGCGGGTATTCTCGGGTTGCCCATGCCCAACGGCCTCGTGCCACAG GCACCTGTTCACACAGACTCTTTGACGATCTATGAGACGGATTTGAAGATCATCCCGACTTCCGAAGGAGAGGGTACTGAGATACGTCGCCCCGTCGTACGAGCCACCGCTGTGGTTGAGCAGCGCGTCTCGCACTTCTTGATGGGCTTGGGATTGATTGGAACTATGACCGGCCCTCTTCTAGTGGTCTTGCACGTCATGCCAGCGGCGGTATTCGCCGGTGTGTTTTTCATTGTTGGG TGGGGTTCAATCGAGTCCAATGGCATCCTTCAGAAGTTCATCTACCTCCAGTCGGAGAAACGCTTCATCCAGCGCGACGAGCCGATGCTGCGTGTTCGACGGCGTAAGATCCTCCTCTACATTGGACTGCAACTGATTGGCGTTGCGGCATGCGTGGCCGTCTCGCATACACTCGCAGCCATCGGCTTCCCTGTTCTGATTATCCTCTTAATTCCTCTCCGCATTCTCCTTGTACCCCGGTGGTTTACGCTTCAGGAGCTTCAGATTTTAGACGATTTCACAGCGACCAATAAGATGGTTCTGGCTAGTCTTGGTGGTAAGCCCGCGCTACCGGAGCATTCCAAGGAAGGGGATTGGGGTCTTGAGAGGCGACGGAGCGAGGCTCGCTACGGTGTTCCTCGCCAGCGGGCTGGAAGCTTACATCGATGA